The Juglans regia cultivar Chandler chromosome 10, Walnut 2.0, whole genome shotgun sequence genome includes the window gatattttaggattacatGAAGTTagttttttgaagaattaaaatatgttattttagcatcttagaaTTAAATATTGAACTAtgtgttcaattgaaaatttatgagaattacgttattatgttataggagatgatttataattgttcggcattttgaagaaatttctgaaaagcttagaaatccaggtaagcggggttcctttgctagactttgcattaaaataaaatgagccaAGGTTGACAttatggaaaatatacatatttggttatgaaaagaaaatttaaactacctcagttatttgttttgcattactcatgagattctgtttaaaaaagaaagtattttctatcatgactggtgtagacgtgagcttatttttgacattttgtttctgaaccttgcaaaagagagcaaatatgaaattttgtgcataaattatgtttttttgtgatctgattctgttcactattttgttttatgataagatgtggcatctgaaaaacctttggcatgactatCTGTTTCTgtatctgattctgttctgctCTGTTTAGTTAGAGACCCTACCACGAGAGTTTTACAtggcttctgttctgatatgatatggccCTGCCACGGCGAAGAATAGTGGTATTTTGTTTCAGTTCTGATATGCATTTGCTTGGTTATCCGCAAATGCACAACTCTACCACAAGGGTTAAACATTGCCTCTGTTCTGATGtgatgttatgatatgatgatgatgatgaatcagatatgttatgccaaagtactttggaagattcacattctgtttctgctcggttagctaccgggatttgcataaccctaccacgagggttaaacatggtatctattctgatatgacaagataagatgtgatgtttcagtttatgctatgccaaatagattttaattatgaatattttcgtactttcgctctgatgttttgataacatgttctgctttcACACtctaaaaaaatggaaatgttttgttctgcattttgatctctgtaaatactcatgtttacacactagtatatgttctctacttactgagttgttgataactcactctttatctccacaacatttttcagatgattttgaatagttcaGCTAAAGATCAGGATAATGGAGCATgtgtgagatgattatttaagcattgTGGATTACCCATAAGAAGATTTTTGAGAATtgacagattttattaagacattttgtaatattttgatgactttatattttggagtgtGTAAGTATATTGATGAAATATGAGTTAtgagttatagggagtaactctccgacctctgcgggaacggggtgttacacaacaTCTTCTTTGGATGACACACATCTATAGAATTCATCTATTTAGATGCGATGATATCATCAAATCCGTGCATTAAGAAATATTATGCAGTGTAGTCTGATGTTGAGTGTTATTTTATGGAAGATGTCGAAGCACATAGtgctttaaacatatggttTTTAAgcagtaaataactttttgataatagaacttattacttaagttataagctaataaacctttaatttatatttctcaCCGTAATTATAAACATGCACTTTGTTAGCGATAGATCATTAAGTTACattaacgaaattcaaaacttgattttattttatttcttttagagCTCTCATTTGGTGTATGTCTTAATTATGTAAATActagtgaaatgatttaaatgaagatattttattatatttttaaaaaataagagaaaaatattatgaagttaaaaaattatctgaatataattttttaatataatttttattttcaagtttgaaaagttgtattgagttttgagctcttctactcatcatccttataTCACACACcatacttaattttttattttttgtgttttgcttGTATTCTTGATAATTAAActgaattcttctacttatcatctatataccacatatttgataaaaaaaataaaaacaaaacaatcataTGTGAATTatagtatatggatgatgagtagaatttttcttatttttgtattttgtaaaaattatattaatttttctgtttagataataattagataaaactttaaaaattaaaaattaaaaattattttatattcaaataatgtttgaaaataaaattaataaaataagtgaaGTTATCTCTCGCAACAGACTACAGTCCTAGTTGCAGCCCAATTGTGGTACGTGTCAGATTCGACTAATAAGGACTTATCACGAGGATCGAGTAATAGCCCAATTGTGGTAAGTGTAGAATCCGATAGTATCAAAGTGTCTTAATAATTGTCAGTGATCATGTTGTTATCAGATATCTAATCTTATCAAGTCACGTAGATCTTATCCCTCTAGTCTTATAGCCCAATACCTATCTTCTtctgtctttttctttctctctcctcgtTTTCACTCTTCTTTTGGTTCTTATACGTTACAAatgaaagtaaagaaaaagtaatTGAATATTACTTGAAAACAATTCAAGaattacacaacataattgaatctaaaaaataataaaaatcaattattgatagaTAACTGCAATTGATGGATTAGTAGAGgtgtaattagtttgatggtcTGGTCCGGTCTCGAATTTTTTGATCTTGCCCTAAAATTTCAGTCCACTCTTTTTAAAGACTGATTATCCTTATCAACCGAACTAGACTGTTAGCTATTGCTCCGAATTCGATCAGGCCAGTGTAAAATGGGTCAAATatacaaaaaagtcaaaatcacTTCTAATGTATATTTTCGGCTCATCTAGTTCACAATGTATACACTTTTAAATATCaactatttatctttatttacaCGTTTTGTACTTGAAAATAGCCTAAAGAAGTTGgaagaattatgaaaattatccATATCCATACATGAGAATTAGCAatcatcataataaaattaaaaaaaaaatagagaaaatgatattaaaaaatgtaatatcatctaaattctaaatacatataattaatggtaataaattatatgaaaattatataatgaacttttataactactatataaaataataaatatagatatataatatttaaaaaactaattatatcCTTTGGACACTCCGGTCCATTCCAAAAgaaccacaccgcattaaagATCCAAAAATCAAAGTTCTAAAGTCGATCATATCCCTCCGATCCAGTCCAATCGGAGTTTTTGGTCCAAATCGGTAAACTTACACCCCTACGGTCaggtaatttatttatgagtaattctatatacaaccgtgaagtgcgtaaccgtcgcgtaatcgctttgaaaaatagtgaagtccactattaaaaaattaattttttttcatgtaagtctcatgttttattcatttttttcaaagcgattacgcgacggttacgcaattcacgattgtaagtatattttctctttatttattatctaatgaCATTCATAAACTCCACAATAATAGCAACAAATAATATAGAAACCACTTCACAAGTCCATCCCTCCCACTCGACCCGATGGATCTTTATGACAATAGCTCAACTTTTATTGTTCTACCGTTCACTTACCATTAATGACTTGTGGAGAGCCTATTAATCAACCTTTCAAAATTCTTGTATGATGAGCCTCCGATCTCGGCAGCTTCCTCTgctttcttcttccattctaCTGCCTTTTGCCTCGACGCCTTTCCCTTATCCCCAGCCATCATTTCCTTAACGAGTGCTTCGATCTCATCACGTTTAACATCCTTGTTGACCTCCATGCCAATCCCCCAACTAGTGCAAGCGTATCGACAATTGGTTTGCTGCTCTGCAAAAAATGGCCAGCAAATAACAGGCACACCACCACAAACACTTTCCAAAGTGGAATTCCACCCGCAGTGTGTTAGGAAAACGCCCACAGATGGGTGTGCCAGAACTTGGCCTTGGGGGCACCAGTTTGCTATCAATCCCCTGTCCGTTATCTCCTCAAAGAATTCTTCAGGCAAAATTGCCGAGTCAGCTCCCATCACTACATCAGGCCTAACAATCCACAAAAATGAGTGCTTACTATTTGCAAGCCCCCATGCAAACTCCTTCAGATGTTGTTCGGTCATAACAGTCACACTGCCATAATTCACGTACACAACTGAATTGGGTTCTCTTTTGTCGAGCCATTGGAGGCATTTCGAGTCTTCTTTCCATAAGCTTGTACTTAGAGACTTCAGTTGGCCATCAGGGACATGCCGACTTAGCAGGGAAAGCGGGCCTATGTTGTATATATTGCGAGGGAATCTCTCGGAAATTTCCTGGAGTACTTCATATTCGAACTCATCAAATGTGTTGAAGATAATCGCTGAAGAATTCAAGCAATTTTGCGCTTCTGACCCCAAAAAGTCGAACATGATATCCTTAGTGTCGGTGACTCTCATAAAGCTAGGGAGGTCCTTGAGCCTGATGTTTTTCATGCCAGGGATCCAGTCGATTGGTGTGTCAAGCTTTCCATCATGCATGAAGCTTTTGTCTGCAATACATGGAAGAGATCTCGATATAAAATAAGTTgttaaaactaattaattgaTTGCATTCAGTCATTTCTTGATGGAGGCTTCTCTTTCCTTCGGTTATGATTCTAGCCAAAGGTGCTAATAAATATgacttctttttattattattattattaatcgtATGACGCCTCTAGCTAGCACCATGCCAGAagctttgaaaacaaaaataatccaattaccTTTGAAAGGAACTAAGCCTCTTTTGATGAGTTCTGTGAAGGACAGATATCCCAGGAAGCCACAAGCCGAGGCAGTCCAGAATTGTACCTCCGGGATGGCTAATTCTTCAGCAGCTTTACTTGCAAAACCCGTAATCCCATCTGGTATTATGCAACTAACAGGAGGCACTTCAGACTCATGTACGGAATTGAGCTTAAGCACTAGCTCTTTAAAGGGTGCCAAGCAGTTCTTTCTTGTGGAATCACTAAGGGCAGGGACATCTTGGGTTGCATCACGGTCGGAAGGCGGCAACCCGTCCGGTATGGTTTCGAAGCGGAAATCTGGCAGGCCCTTGACGTGATCTGCTCCTCTGGACCGGATTAAGCGCTTGTGGTTGAACTCAGTGTTGACAAAGGTTATGTGAAAACCCTTGAAGTGTAGGAGCTTTGCCAATTGCATCATGGGGTTCACATGGCCTTGTGCTGGATATGGAACACATACTGCATGGGGTTTCTTTACTCCTTCTGAACCCATCTTTACAGCAGCCTGCAGCCAATTGAGCTTATATATTGGTGGAATCAGAGTTCAAGCATGATGATATGTAGCTTACCTTAGTTTGCTCCTTTTATACAGAAAAAAATGCTTTGGTATAAGCCGTTAGatggaataaaaatatctctGATTCAACAACAGCAATTCTTGGTCAAGCTATGCATTCGTTCGTAGCTCGCCAAGACTAGTTGCGCTTGCTTTCATTTTGAGTCTTTCCCGCATCCCTCTCGACTTTCCCTCCGCTTGACTTAATCCCTCCCAAACAACCCCTGGCTTTTATTATGAGTAGTGATAAGCTTACAATCTATTCACAATTTATagacaattttaaatataataatattttttattaaatttaaacccatcaaatcaaaagtaaaaattaaagtaatataattttattatatagttgTAAATAAGTTGTTATTAGGGTTGAGCAAAAAGGCCACAGACCCGACCCGACAAAATTATCTATCCGACCCGATTGTGCTTTGAAACGGAAATGGAATACTAGTtatccgatttttttttttttttaaacgggTAATACCCGTTTTTCCGATTTAGTCTAAAACGcaatcattttttcctttcactgAATCACATTTGAGACTCTCAGCCCTCCTCTCATTTCTCCTGCTCGACACTTATTCACTCCCTCACAGAGTCGCAGGTTCACAGCAACTGCTCTCCTCCTCGCTACCTCACTCTCTCCCTTGCAGCTCACTCTCTCCATTGCAGCTGACTCTCgcagctctcactctctccatcgcaactcAGAATCAAGGTTAGTGGATTTTTCGTTTGGTTATTAGAACAAAATATTGCCGTTTGGTTTGGATCTAGGACTAAAAATcatagtttttcttctttgcatGATTTAGGACGTTGCTTTGTCGGTTGGTTATTTATGGGTGTTCTTTGCTCTCCCGTACTTCTTCTCTTTCCCAACCGTATTTTCTGGCCAAATCTCGGCGCATTTCCCTGTTTTAACCAATTTCTTAATCGGGGTCTCAACTATGAAGTTCCTGTCATCGTAACTTTGTGCTGCTGTGAATCAAAGGTTGTGGAAAAAACACCTGCAAAATACTAAAGAAAGTACAATAAAGGTTGTGTAACAAAAGAAAACGCTGAAAACGAGTGTATAGAGTTGTATCTCCcagattatatttttgtaacactGTTTGGATGACTAGAAAATCGAATGAAAGAACAATTAAACTTAAAGGTAATGTTTTCTGTTCTGGGCTTCACAAAAGAGAACCCCGAAAACGAGTGTATAGAGTTGTATCTCCCAGATTATATGTTTGAAACACTGTTTGGATGTCCAGAAAATCGAACGAAAGAATAATGAAACTTAAAGGTAATGTTTCTATTCTGGGTCGGAATACCCGTTTTCTCATTTGTCGGGTAGGGTAATCGGTTAACATTGTAACCGAATAAACATAATGGTTCTTATCGAGTCGGGCCGGAAGAACAATCCTGGTTGTTATATAGTAGTaagtctatcatttctcttttattattcCTTAGATGAGTTAGATTAGAGacgtaacaaaaataaatgcattTATGGAACATGACAAATGACAACTAATATTAAGGAGTTCTCAATCTACCATTCTGCGGTTGTTCTCACAGTGACATAATTTCACAGGAACTTAAGCTTGAACATGATAGCTTAGTCACATTTTGAAAGATGCTTTTAAACATTAACGAACACCTGATCATGTCACTTccttgtctatatatattaatgtgattaatgcatgcatattcaaaaGTATTCCGGTGGAGTGTACCAAAGGGAAAGAGCATATGCCACATAATAGTAATTGGTTGAGCGGATTGTCAGGATTAATTGCGTATCTGACCcttgtattattatttggtAGTATGAATACTCGATGCTAttgatttttaaagtaattttgtAAGTGACATTTGAAATTTGCAACCTGAAGCTGTCCCACATATCGGCCGGTATGGGGTCTTTTCCACCATCAACATCTAATACACATTGGAGTAATTTAATAAGGGCATGCATCCAAAGAGGTGGTTTGTCACTGCCCATTACGCCAAATGATGTGCCGTGCCGTGCCGATAATTTTCTGAACAGTCCaactttgaaatgattttagactTTAGGAGAACTGTTATGTCTGTGAAGACATTGGAAAGGCCAATCCGGATATGTTGCAGGTCAATTTATAGCATTGGTGACCGCTTCACCTTCAATGAAAAgtctatttaattatatgccTGTTGACATTTCAAATAGATTATTAATATGGAAACATTTCACtgaccataaaaaatatttatattttaattttgttcagactgtaatgagttttataaaaattgttacGTTTTGCATCAACTTATAAGCCGTAAAACATTTTCGTGGTAAACTTTTGTTTGCACCAAAACCATCGAATCAGATGGTTTCAAACTCTagtttcaatatttaaatactattcAAATACGAACATTATTCAATTaagaatttttaagtttttaatttttttatctaatcattaaaatttttttaaactttaaaaaaaaaacaaaaaaataattcaaaattttcaaatttcaaaacaaaaattatattaaaaaattatattttaaccatcatttaactttataacttgtttattcaactttttctctcttattttccaaaatctcataaaattcttaactcaaatcatttcactactatacataaattatctcattgctattcatatatttcttatcttatcttatatcatttgtgtaaccaaacgagtcAATCTGTTTTAGACcgattagattttattttaaaattaaaattttattattgttgagttgtaatattgttACTTCTcagtatgtttatatatttattattacaattataattttagacctatgatcatatttgttattgtggggtttgtaatattggttttattatatattaaaatttgaatattattaatattttttgtaagtaggtagtcttttttttaagatattgtggctactaataaatatgaattttaacttttatgtgaaattatgttaataaggTCAAATGGGTTATATGTGTTAGTTCAACCAATTTACATCAAACGAATTTAAATGAGTCCTGTTgttttaacatatttataattaattattaaacaggtcAAAATAGGTGACAGGACACGATCCGTTATCTAAATGGGTTGGGTTAGAGTTTGAAAGTTTAACACGTTTAACTTAAAAGGTTGGGATCAGATTGatctatataatcaaatattcatgacttgacacgacacgaacactgTTTGACCCCAAAACATGATTTGCCTCCCCTAAATACCATGTTTTGTATATTGAACttgatatctctctctctttctctccatttATCATTGCTAAATTACCATCAGCTCTATGACCAATTCATCCATTTGCTCTATCACTATATTTCTCAGTCACTCTATGCTTCCTCTGAGATTTGGTactatattttgaattttccatttttaaaatCTGTATTATTTACTTATGTTCAAGCGTAAAATGTagattgtttttgttgtttggaGTTATCACAAAGATATGTGACTACtatcttctaaaaattttatttatcattaatacatcacacaccacaca containing:
- the LOC109007610 gene encoding linamarin synthase 2-like yields the protein MGSEGVKKPHAVCVPYPAQGHVNPMMQLAKLLHFKGFHITFVNTEFNHKRLIRSRGADHVKGLPDFRFETIPDGLPPSDRDATQDVPALSDSTRKNCLAPFKELVLKLNSVHESEVPPVSCIIPDGITGFASKAAEELAIPEVQFWTASACGFLGYLSFTELIKRGLVPFKDKSFMHDGKLDTPIDWIPGMKNIRLKDLPSFMRVTDTKDIMFDFLGSEAQNCLNSSAIIFNTFDEFEYEVLQEISERFPRNIYNIGPLSLLSRHVPDGQLKSLSTSLWKEDSKCLQWLDKREPNSVVYVNYGSVTVMTEQHLKEFAWGLANSKHSFLWIVRPDVVMGADSAILPEEFFEEITDRGLIANWCPQGQVLAHPSVGVFLTHCGWNSTLESVCGGVPVICWPFFAEQQTNCRYACTSWGIGMEVNKDVKRDEIEALVKEMMAGDKGKASRQKAVEWKKKAEEAAEIGGSSYKNFERLINRLSTSH